From Levilactobacillus zymae, a single genomic window includes:
- a CDS encoding MalY/PatB family protein, whose amino-acid sequence MTKFDFSEMIDRRHTNSVKWDVQDHELPMWVADMDFRTAPGIVKAIQDKAATGIFGYEEVPAAYFEAVQHWYATEHNWAPNTAWMRFVTGVVPAISSAVRRVSNVGDNVLVQAPVYNIFYNSIVNNGRHILSSDLVDRDGVYTIDWADLTAKMADPLTTMMILCNPHNPVGKVWTTTELAKIGELAAANHVTVLSDEIHGDITDADHPYTPFASVNDVNAQNSITCVSTSKTFNVAALHAATVIIPNEALRHLVDRGLNTDELAEPNSFAVPGVIAAYTTGAAWVHAMNAQITANKQALTQYTQKHIPELRVIEGHATYLVWIDCRAVTHDTTALCRVIRAKTGLFITAGAVYGGDSHDFVRINVACPAKRLQDGLHRLAQGVTDFQAHA is encoded by the coding sequence ATGACTAAGTTTGACTTTTCCGAAATGATCGACCGGCGGCACACCAACTCCGTGAAGTGGGACGTCCAGGACCACGAGCTGCCGATGTGGGTTGCCGACATGGACTTCCGCACGGCCCCCGGCATTGTCAAGGCGATTCAGGACAAGGCCGCCACGGGCATCTTCGGCTATGAAGAAGTCCCCGCCGCCTACTTCGAGGCCGTCCAACACTGGTACGCCACGGAACACAACTGGGCGCCCAACACCGCCTGGATGCGGTTCGTCACCGGTGTCGTGCCGGCCATCTCGTCGGCGGTTCGGCGCGTCAGCAACGTTGGGGACAATGTCCTGGTGCAAGCCCCCGTCTACAATATTTTCTATAATTCCATCGTCAATAATGGCCGCCACATCCTCTCCAGCGATCTGGTCGACCGCGACGGTGTCTACACCATCGATTGGGCCGACCTCACCGCCAAAATGGCCGACCCCCTCACCACCATGATGATCCTGTGTAATCCGCACAATCCGGTGGGCAAGGTCTGGACCACTACCGAACTGGCGAAGATCGGCGAACTCGCCGCGGCCAACCACGTCACGGTGCTGTCCGATGAAATCCACGGTGACATCACCGACGCCGACCACCCGTATACGCCATTTGCCTCGGTCAACGATGTCAACGCGCAAAACAGTATCACTTGTGTATCGACCAGTAAGACCTTTAACGTGGCCGCCCTGCACGCCGCCACGGTTATTATTCCTAACGAGGCCTTACGTCACTTGGTCGACCGGGGACTCAACACCGACGAATTGGCCGAGCCCAATTCGTTCGCGGTTCCCGGCGTCATCGCAGCCTACACGACTGGTGCTGCTTGGGTCCACGCCATGAACGCGCAGATTACCGCCAATAAGCAGGCGCTGACCCAGTACACCCAAAAGCACATCCCTGAACTCCGCGTGATTGAGGGCCATGCCACCTACCTGGTTTGGATTGATTGCCGGGCCGTCACTCACGATACTACCGCCCTGTGCCGGGTGATTCGCGCCAAGACCGGCCTATTCATCACGGCCGGTGCGGTCTACGGTGGCGATAGTCACGACTTCGTCCGCATTAACGTGGCTTGCCCTGCCAAACGGCTCCAGGACGGCCTGCACCGGCTGGCCCAGGGAGTCACCGATTTTCAAGCCCACGCCTAA
- a CDS encoding MFS transporter codes for MDEAERERSPWQKNLHVLWFCTFVAGMAFSEIMPFLSLYISSLGDYTKAQVTMYSGLVYAADFFVSAIASPLWGILADRKGRKIMLLRSSLGMGISLALMGFATSVWQMVALRALQGVFAGYISNAQALVASQTPRKHSGAALSTLMTGPTSGMLLGPVVGGVLAQVFTIRLTFFITGFLLLITFFMSWGMVQEKFKPVAPKPKGQRSLNPLAAFPKPKLILVLLSSTLIVQFGNISISPIISLYVKELMHNVGPITVVAGIIAALPGISNIIASPRLGRYGDQHGSGRVLLFGYIFATLMYLPQGFVTSVWMLGLLRFMIGISDGALYPEIQPLLTKNTPVELTSTVFSWNQSFQAVGNMLGSLIGGWIAGVFNYNAVFISTAALMLINLALVWWLVPEIRQRKTQAA; via the coding sequence TTGGATGAAGCTGAAAGGGAGCGCAGCCCATGGCAAAAAAACTTACACGTGCTGTGGTTCTGTACCTTTGTCGCCGGCATGGCGTTCAGCGAAATCATGCCCTTTTTATCGTTATATATTAGTAGCTTAGGCGATTACACCAAAGCCCAGGTGACCATGTACAGTGGCTTGGTCTATGCGGCAGACTTCTTCGTCTCCGCCATTGCGTCCCCACTTTGGGGGATCTTAGCCGACCGGAAGGGCCGGAAGATCATGCTCCTGCGCTCGTCGCTGGGGATGGGAATCTCGCTCGCCTTGATGGGCTTCGCCACCAGTGTCTGGCAGATGGTCGCGCTACGGGCCCTCCAAGGGGTTTTTGCCGGTTACATCTCCAATGCCCAGGCCCTGGTTGCCTCCCAGACGCCCCGCAAACACAGTGGCGCCGCGTTAAGTACCTTAATGACCGGACCCACCAGCGGGATGTTGCTAGGACCGGTCGTCGGGGGGGTCTTGGCGCAGGTCTTCACCATTCGGCTGACCTTCTTTATCACCGGCTTCTTACTCTTAATTACCTTCTTCATGAGTTGGGGCATGGTGCAAGAAAAGTTCAAGCCAGTGGCCCCCAAGCCCAAGGGCCAACGAAGTCTCAATCCGTTGGCGGCCTTTCCGAAACCCAAGTTGATTCTGGTACTGCTTTCCTCGACGTTGATCGTGCAGTTTGGGAACATTTCGATTTCGCCCATTATCAGTTTGTACGTCAAGGAATTGATGCATAACGTCGGCCCAATTACCGTGGTCGCCGGGATCATCGCGGCGCTACCCGGAATTTCCAACATCATCGCCTCGCCACGACTAGGCCGTTACGGTGACCAACACGGTTCTGGACGGGTGTTACTGTTCGGCTACATCTTCGCCACGCTGATGTACCTGCCCCAAGGGTTCGTCACCAGCGTCTGGATGCTAGGCCTGTTACGGTTCATGATTGGAATCTCCGACGGGGCACTCTACCCCGAGATTCAACCCCTCCTGACCAAGAACACCCCGGTTGAGCTGACCTCCACGGTTTTTAGTTGGAACCAGTCCTTCCAGGCCGTTGGTAACATGTTGGGGTCCCTGATTGGTGGCTGGATCGCCGGGGTCTTCAACTACAACGCCGTCTTCATCTCTACGGCCGCGCTGATGCTCATCAACCTGGCATTGGTCTGGTGGCTAGTCCCCGAGATCCGGCAACGGAAGACCCAGGCCGCTTAG
- a CDS encoding glycosyltransferase family 2 protein, whose protein sequence is MSDKKLPRLTLVVPCFNEEAVLPSSAQTLDAILTQLMTEQQVTTDSKILFVDDGSHDKTWDLIQHLQTTNGHFTGLQFSRNFGQEAALMAGLQTAAPYSDLTITIDADLQDNPFLIPNMVQQAADGFDIVYGVRNDRSSDTWFKRTTAERFYWLMNKLGVHLIPNHADFRLLSRRALEALLEYHENDPFLRGIVPQLGFATTKLYYKRRPRLAGQSKYSLKKMLKLALDGIFSFSIAPIRAVLWAGAAICVGAVAMFAWIVIQHLRGAVVTGWSSIMTSLWFLGGCQLIAISIIGEYVGRTFTQTKRRPRFIIQTDTYSHAFAAATATSAKSLHHTLSD, encoded by the coding sequence ATGTCTGACAAAAAGTTACCACGGCTCACCTTAGTGGTGCCGTGCTTTAATGAAGAAGCCGTGTTACCCAGCAGCGCCCAAACCCTGGACGCCATTTTGACACAACTGATGACGGAACAACAGGTGACCACCGACAGTAAGATTCTGTTTGTTGACGACGGTAGTCATGACAAAACCTGGGACCTGATTCAACACCTACAAACAACTAACGGCCACTTTACCGGCCTTCAATTCAGCCGCAACTTCGGTCAGGAAGCCGCCTTGATGGCTGGTCTGCAGACCGCCGCACCCTATTCGGATCTGACCATCACAATTGACGCCGACCTACAAGATAATCCGTTCTTGATTCCGAACATGGTCCAACAAGCGGCCGACGGATTCGACATCGTCTACGGTGTCCGTAACGACCGGTCGAGTGATACCTGGTTCAAGCGCACCACTGCCGAACGTTTCTACTGGTTAATGAATAAGTTGGGCGTTCACCTGATTCCCAATCACGCCGATTTTCGCTTACTGAGTCGGCGCGCATTGGAGGCTCTACTGGAGTATCATGAAAATGATCCCTTCTTACGGGGAATCGTTCCGCAACTAGGGTTTGCAACTACCAAGCTGTACTACAAACGCCGACCGCGTCTTGCCGGCCAATCCAAATACTCGTTGAAAAAGATGTTGAAGCTCGCGCTTGACGGTATTTTTTCGTTTTCCATTGCCCCCATCCGAGCTGTTTTATGGGCTGGCGCCGCGATTTGCGTGGGGGCCGTGGCCATGTTCGCTTGGATCGTGATCCAACACCTCCGTGGCGCCGTCGTCACCGGCTGGTCATCCATCATGACCTCCCTGTGGTTCTTGGGTGGTTGTCAACTGATTGCGATTAGTATCATTGGGGAATACGTGGGTCGGACCTTCACCCAGACCAAGCGGCGTCCCCGGTTCATCATTCAAACCGACACCTATTCTCACGCCTTTGCGGCCGCGACGGCAACGTCCGCCAAGTCCTTACACCATACCCTGTCGGATTAA
- a CDS encoding GH25 family lysozyme, with protein MRKIRHQTWQKRAVQLVALVGAAAGLAGGGQVVAHASSLAIPDISEWQGKLSSGQVANLKNQASFVINRRQYGAGYQDVDATNNTNLYVKYGIPFGEYDYARFTSASSAKREAQTFYNRSNKNAQFYVLDFEENDVTSGSTNAAVAAWLNEMRSLTSKHLIFYSYQSFATTYANSARQNFDAQWIANYSYQPTIPMALWQYTDHNYLPALNEYTDNSKVITAVHPVTWWADDSVAAALTHAPAMPATNATSATPSTTTPTVSAPSSTTSFQAGQRAYLHRDAVTLNGAALSKRKTQKLYSISRVKANGTAVYLKGLNQWVKASDVTGYWSGSHRAFKLTRRLNLYTSASLTRRTGSYYVAGDTVKGKLVKAPNGRAYRIKTKLGYLTANVKDSTLA; from the coding sequence ATGAGAAAAATTCGGCATCAGACTTGGCAGAAACGGGCCGTTCAATTGGTAGCTTTGGTCGGTGCAGCCGCGGGATTGGCCGGTGGCGGTCAGGTCGTCGCCCACGCGAGTTCCTTAGCGATACCCGATATTTCCGAATGGCAGGGAAAGTTGTCGTCCGGGCAAGTCGCCAACCTGAAGAATCAGGCATCCTTCGTGATTAACCGGCGGCAATACGGTGCAGGCTATCAAGACGTGGACGCCACCAACAATACTAATTTATACGTCAAGTACGGCATTCCGTTCGGGGAATACGACTACGCGCGGTTTACCAGCGCTAGCAGCGCCAAGCGCGAAGCCCAGACTTTTTATAATCGGTCCAACAAAAACGCTCAGTTTTACGTGTTGGACTTTGAAGAAAACGACGTCACGTCCGGGAGTACGAATGCTGCCGTTGCGGCGTGGCTCAACGAGATGCGGTCGTTGACGTCTAAACACTTAATTTTCTATTCCTATCAGAGCTTTGCGACAACCTACGCCAATAGCGCCCGGCAAAACTTCGATGCCCAGTGGATCGCTAACTATTCGTATCAGCCGACGATTCCGATGGCCTTGTGGCAATATACCGACCACAATTACCTACCCGCGTTGAACGAATACACGGATAACAGCAAGGTCATCACAGCGGTACACCCCGTTACGTGGTGGGCGGACGATAGCGTTGCGGCGGCGTTAACGCACGCCCCAGCAATGCCGGCAACTAACGCGACTAGCGCTACGCCGTCAACGACCACGCCAACGGTATCGGCGCCTAGTTCCACGACGAGCTTCCAGGCGGGTCAACGGGCTTACTTGCACCGGGACGCGGTCACCCTTAACGGCGCGGCGTTGAGCAAGCGAAAGACGCAAAAGCTGTATTCGATTAGTCGAGTTAAGGCGAATGGCACGGCGGTCTACCTTAAGGGGTTGAACCAGTGGGTCAAAGCCAGCGACGTGACCGGGTATTGGTCTGGTAGTCACCGCGCGTTTAAGTTAACGCGACGGCTCAACCTGTACACCAGTGCTAGTCTAACCCGCCGGACGGGCAGTTACTACGTGGCCGGTGATACGGTCAAGG
- a CDS encoding DUF3737 family protein codes for MKELNQQSFTGERALFQAHDLHITNSTFHDGESPLKHGHDLAIDHTIFKWKYPLWYANHVTVDHTTWQPDAHAGIWYSQNLTLQNTAVRATKTFRHAQHLKIQNVDFADAGETLWWCDDVQLDHVTANGDYFGMNTNNVVAHDLKVTGNYVFDGGKNIEVHNSTFITHDAFWNCENVTIYDSTIIGEYLSWNTKNITFVNCWLESDQGLCYVDGLTLRDCSLINTDLSFEYCKDIDATITTKIDSVKNPVNGKITAPSIGQVIFDDPAIDPAQTTITTQEAAHD; via the coding sequence TTGAAAGAACTTAACCAACAATCATTTACGGGGGAACGGGCCCTCTTTCAAGCCCACGACCTCCACATCACGAATAGCACGTTTCACGACGGTGAATCCCCATTAAAGCACGGTCACGACCTGGCCATCGACCACACCATTTTCAAGTGGAAATATCCCTTGTGGTACGCCAACCACGTCACGGTCGATCACACGACCTGGCAACCCGACGCCCACGCTGGTATCTGGTACAGTCAGAACCTGACCTTACAGAACACAGCGGTCCGGGCCACTAAGACCTTCCGCCACGCCCAGCACCTGAAGATCCAAAACGTCGACTTTGCGGACGCCGGGGAAACCCTCTGGTGGTGCGACGATGTCCAACTCGACCACGTCACAGCCAACGGCGATTACTTTGGGATGAACACCAACAACGTGGTCGCCCATGACCTCAAGGTGACCGGGAACTACGTCTTCGATGGCGGGAAGAACATCGAGGTGCACAACTCAACGTTCATCACCCACGACGCCTTTTGGAACTGCGAAAACGTCACCATCTACGATTCGACCATCATTGGTGAATACTTATCCTGGAACACCAAAAACATCACCTTCGTCAACTGTTGGTTGGAAAGTGATCAGGGGCTGTGCTACGTCGACGGCTTAACCTTACGGGATTGCTCACTGATCAACACCGACCTGTCCTTCGAATACTGCAAGGATATCGACGCCACCATCACGACCAAGATTGATAGCGTCAAGAACCCCGTCAACGGGAAGATTACGGCGCCAAGCATCGGCCAAGTCATCTTTGACGATCCGGCCATCGATCCCGCGCAAACCACGATTACCACGCAGGAGGCCGCCCATGACTAA